The following proteins are encoded in a genomic region of Drosophila bipectinata strain 14024-0381.07 chromosome XL, DbipHiC1v2, whole genome shotgun sequence:
- the Hmt4-20 gene encoding histone-lysine N-methyltransferase Suv4-20 isoform X2 — translation MVVGSNHTRRGETGSRYTSSNSSSSTNGGTSTASSTTSATSSLATSSTASTTASQTASSASAAAALLSSMSQKGHVPPPPAPASSAQQQSQHHQQHAANHQAQGHHHHGHYQQQTSNHHGSHSTNNHHQTNGSGGGSTGASVVSGLNGCNGSAVSRLSQSTGMSPRELSENDDLATSLILDPHLGFQTHKMNIRFRPLKVDTQQLKAIVDEFIHTQNYDVAIQRIYDGPWIPRHLKNKNKIATKRLHDHIVRYLRVFDKDSGFAIEACYRYSLEEQRGAKISSTKRWSKNDKIECLVGCIAELTEAEEAALLHSGKNDFSVMYSCRKNCAQLWLGPAAYINHDCRANCKFLATGRDTACVKVLRDIEVGEEITCFYGEDFFGDSNRYCECETCERRGTGAFAGKEDGLMLGLSSGLGLGLGLATGGTGYRLRETDNRINRIKSRANSTNSTSNSNSNTNDSTTASESSSNGVVSAGGGGGAASAGAGAAGGATPAAAGAGAGAGTGAAAPVAGKEATAAVSLLEKKLPNVVVSPLTMKELRQKGMTKYDAEMIMANAAYQQQHHHQHQHHFHHHHHHHHHHHHNHGQHASTGAEATAAVQAMQKPGSGGTSGTGAGTVGGGTSAAAGGAGSEVNGLRKSMRVNSTSSSISTASTDEVIATGPITPLPTKAPVVLMPRCKPAQMAIAAAAMQQQQQQQLQQQQQQREKRQLRRSERQKEKLTDGESSDREKEIPDQQLPAKVFILANEKPEKQPQQQQQQQQEKRVTRNSAGRSGGVGGGGMVARLATAHNNNIGIHTSAAAVGGAGVALAATATTTPTTATATNNNNNNCSKATTITNSVDLVLNQRSQHQVRPRPHPHPPPHPHPQITSSSSSSRQRVAVAATVPPTRRIYWPASNREPRINSHSSSSRRTMELIHRSSRKGVAVQQLWRRPKAFTAMLWE, via the exons ATGGTCGTCGGCTCGAATCATACGCGGCGCGGTGAAACTGGCAGCAGATATACAAGCAGCAACAGCTCCAGCAGCACCAACGGAGGCACCAGCACcgccagcagcaccaccagcgCAACGTCTTCACTAGCCACCTCATCGACAGCGTCGACGACAGCATCGCAGACCGCATCGTCGGCGTCGGCGGCTGCGGCTTTGTTGTCGTCAATGTCCCAAAAAGGTCATGTCCCACCACCACCTGCACCTGCATCATCCGCGCAGCAACAGTCGCAGCATCACCAACAGCATGCCGCGAACCATCAGGCGCAGGGCCACCATCATCATGGCCACTACCAGCAGCAGACCAGCAACCACCATGGCAGCCATAGCACCAATAACCATCATCAGACGAACGGTAGTGGCGGTGGATCCACTGGAGCATCGGTGGTCAGTGGGCTCAATGGTTGTAACGGCAGCGCCGTCAGCAGATTATCGCAATCCACGGGCATGTCGCCGCGGGAACTCTCCGAGAACGATGACCTGGCCACTTCGCTGATACTCGATCCGCATTTGGGTTTCCAGACCCACAAAATGAATATACGCTTCCGGCCCCTGAAAGTGGACACGCAGCAGCTAAAAGCCATTGTGGACGAGTTTATACACACGCAGAACTACGATGTGGCTATACAGCGGATTTACGATGGTCCTTGGATACCGCGCCACctcaagaacaagaacaagattGCCACCAAACGTCTGCACGATCAT ATCGTGCGGTACCTGCGCGTCTTCGACAAGGACAGTGGTTTTGCGATCGAGGCCTGCTATCGGTACTCGCTGGAGGAGCAACGCGGCGCCAAGATCAGTTCGACGAAACGCTGGTCGAAGAACGACAAGATCGAGTGTCTGGTCGGCTGCATTGCCGAGCTGACGGAGGCGGAAGAGGCGGCGCTGCTGCATTCGGGCAAGAATGACTTCTCGGTGATGTATAGCTGCCGGAAGAATTGCGCCCAACTCTGGTTAGGTCCTGCTGCGTACATTAATCACGATTGCCGCGCCAACTGCAAGTTCCTGGCCACCGGCCGGGACACAGCCTGTGTGAAGGTACTGCGCGACATCGAGGTGGGTGAGGAGATAACATGCTTCTACGGCGAGGACTTTTTCGGCGACTCGAATCGCTACTGCGAATGCGAAACCTGCGAACGAAGGGGCACTGGCGCCTTTGCCGGCAAAGAGGATGGCCTTATGCTCGGCCTGAGCTCCGGCCTGGGCTTGGGCCTGGGCCTGGCCACCGGGGGTACTGGCTACCGGCTACGCGAGACGGATAACCGCATTAATCGCATCAAGAGCCGAGCCAACTCCACGAACAGCACCTCGAACAGTAACAGTAACACCAACGATTCCACAACGGCGAGTGAGAGCAGTTCAAACGGCGTGGTCTCGGCTGGcggtggaggaggagcagctAGCGCTGGAGCTGGTGCAGCGGGAGGAGCCACACCGGCAGCTgccggagcaggagctggagcggGAACGGGAGCAGCTGCCCCGGTAGCTGGTAAGGAAGCCACTGCTGCTGTCTCGTTGCTGGAAAAGAAGCTGCCCAACGTGGTCGTATCGCCATTGACGATGAAGGAGCTGCGCCAGAAGGGTATGACCAAGTACGATGCCGAGATGATAATGGCCAATGCAGCgtatcagcagcagcaccaccaccagcatcagcaccacttccaccaccaccatcatcaccaccatcaccaccaccacaatcATGGCCAGCACGCCAGTACAGGTGCCGAGGCCACGGCCGCTGTGCAGGCCATGCAAAAGCCCGGTAGCGGTGGCACTTCTGGCACTGGCGCCGGCACAGTTGGAGGCGGGACAAGCGCTGCCGCCGGCGGAGCTGGCTCCGAGGTTAATGGTCTGCGCAAATCGATGCGCGtcaacagcaccagcagcagtatCTCCACCGCCTCCACGGACGAGGTAATCGCCACCGGTCCAATAACACCATTGCCCACTAAGGCGCCCGTGGTGCTGATGCCCCGATGCAAGCCGGCCCAGATGGCCATTGCGGCGGCAGCcatgcaacaacagcagcaacaacaactgcaacaacagcagcagcagcgggaGAAGCGCCAACTGAGACGCAGCGAGCGCCAGAAGGAGAAGCTGACGGACGGTGAGAGCAGCGACAGGGAGAAGGAGATCCCGGATCAGCAGCTGCCGGCCAAGGTGTTTATCCTGGCGAATGAGAAACCAGAAAagcaaccacaacaacaacaacaacagcagcaggagaAGCGTGTGACGCGAAACAGTGCAGGAAGATCGGGAGGCgttggaggaggaggaatGGTTGCCAGATTAGCCACTGCCCATAACAATAACATAGGAATCCATACATCTGCAGCAGCAGTAGGAGGAGCAGGAGTAGCATtagctgcaacagcaacaacaacaccaacaacagcaacagcaacaaacaacaacaacaacaactgcagcaAAGCAACAACGATTACAAATT CGGTAGACTTAGTGTTAAATCAAAGAAGCCAGCACCAAGTGAGGCCTCGTCCACATCCTCATCCACCaccacatccacatcctcagatcaccagcagcagcagcagcagcaggcaaCGCGTCGCAGTCGCAGCCACAGTCCCGCCTACAAGAAGAATCTACTGGCCAGCTTCGAATCGGGAGCCAAGGATcaacagccacagcagcagcagcaggcggaCGATGGAGCTAATCCACCGGTCAAGCAGAAAAGGAGTCGCCGTGCAGCAGCTTTGGCGGCGGCCCAAAGCATTCACTGCGATGCTCTGGGAGTAA
- the Hmt4-20 gene encoding histone-lysine N-methyltransferase Suv4-20 isoform X3 produces MVVGSNHTRRGETGSRYTSSNSSSSTNGGTSTASSTTSATSSLATSSTASTTASQTASSASAAAALLSSMSQKGHVPPPPAPASSAQQQSQHHQQHAANHQAQGHHHHGHYQQQTSNHHGSHSTNNHHQTNGSGGGSTGASVVSGLNGCNGSAVSRLSQSTGMSPRELSENDDLATSLILDPHLGFQTHKMNIRFRPLKVDTQQLKAIVDEFIHTQNYDVAIQRIYDGPWIPRHLKNKNKIATKRLHDHIVRYLRVFDKDSGFAIEACYRYSLEEQRGAKISSTKRWSKNDKIECLVGCIAELTEAEEAALLHSGKNDFSVMYSCRKNCAQLWLGPAAYINHDCRANCKFLATGRDTACVKVLRDIEVGEEITCFYGEDFFGDSNRYCECETCERRGTGAFAGKEDGLMLGLSSGLGLGLGLATGGTGYRLRETDNRINRIKSRANSTNSTSNSNSNTNDSTTASESSSNGVVSAGGGGGAASAGAGAAGGATPAAAGAGAGAGTGAAAPVAGKEATAAVSLLEKKLPNVVVSPLTMKELRQKGMTKYDAEMIMANAAYQQQHHHQHQHHFHHHHHHHHHHHHNHGQHASTGAEATAAVQAMQKPGSGGTSGTGAGTVGGGTSAAAGGAGSEVNGLRKSMRVNSTSSSISTASTDEVIATGPITPLPTKAPVVLMPRCKPAQMAIAAAAMQQQQQQQLQQQQQQREKRQLRRSERQKEKLTDGESSDREKEIPDQQLPAKVFILANEKPEKQPQQQQQQQQEKRVTRNSAGRSGGVGGGGMVARLATAHNNNIGIHTSAAAVGGAGVALAATATTTPTTATATNNNNNNCSKATTITNYGNLKHKSRKKDGEIKQKNKCNNNNNSIYSRSTITNNNNNRRSNNNILCSSSSNNSSGNNNNNNLLVKKLRIELNRIQIMYS; encoded by the exons ATGGTCGTCGGCTCGAATCATACGCGGCGCGGTGAAACTGGCAGCAGATATACAAGCAGCAACAGCTCCAGCAGCACCAACGGAGGCACCAGCACcgccagcagcaccaccagcgCAACGTCTTCACTAGCCACCTCATCGACAGCGTCGACGACAGCATCGCAGACCGCATCGTCGGCGTCGGCGGCTGCGGCTTTGTTGTCGTCAATGTCCCAAAAAGGTCATGTCCCACCACCACCTGCACCTGCATCATCCGCGCAGCAACAGTCGCAGCATCACCAACAGCATGCCGCGAACCATCAGGCGCAGGGCCACCATCATCATGGCCACTACCAGCAGCAGACCAGCAACCACCATGGCAGCCATAGCACCAATAACCATCATCAGACGAACGGTAGTGGCGGTGGATCCACTGGAGCATCGGTGGTCAGTGGGCTCAATGGTTGTAACGGCAGCGCCGTCAGCAGATTATCGCAATCCACGGGCATGTCGCCGCGGGAACTCTCCGAGAACGATGACCTGGCCACTTCGCTGATACTCGATCCGCATTTGGGTTTCCAGACCCACAAAATGAATATACGCTTCCGGCCCCTGAAAGTGGACACGCAGCAGCTAAAAGCCATTGTGGACGAGTTTATACACACGCAGAACTACGATGTGGCTATACAGCGGATTTACGATGGTCCTTGGATACCGCGCCACctcaagaacaagaacaagattGCCACCAAACGTCTGCACGATCAT ATCGTGCGGTACCTGCGCGTCTTCGACAAGGACAGTGGTTTTGCGATCGAGGCCTGCTATCGGTACTCGCTGGAGGAGCAACGCGGCGCCAAGATCAGTTCGACGAAACGCTGGTCGAAGAACGACAAGATCGAGTGTCTGGTCGGCTGCATTGCCGAGCTGACGGAGGCGGAAGAGGCGGCGCTGCTGCATTCGGGCAAGAATGACTTCTCGGTGATGTATAGCTGCCGGAAGAATTGCGCCCAACTCTGGTTAGGTCCTGCTGCGTACATTAATCACGATTGCCGCGCCAACTGCAAGTTCCTGGCCACCGGCCGGGACACAGCCTGTGTGAAGGTACTGCGCGACATCGAGGTGGGTGAGGAGATAACATGCTTCTACGGCGAGGACTTTTTCGGCGACTCGAATCGCTACTGCGAATGCGAAACCTGCGAACGAAGGGGCACTGGCGCCTTTGCCGGCAAAGAGGATGGCCTTATGCTCGGCCTGAGCTCCGGCCTGGGCTTGGGCCTGGGCCTGGCCACCGGGGGTACTGGCTACCGGCTACGCGAGACGGATAACCGCATTAATCGCATCAAGAGCCGAGCCAACTCCACGAACAGCACCTCGAACAGTAACAGTAACACCAACGATTCCACAACGGCGAGTGAGAGCAGTTCAAACGGCGTGGTCTCGGCTGGcggtggaggaggagcagctAGCGCTGGAGCTGGTGCAGCGGGAGGAGCCACACCGGCAGCTgccggagcaggagctggagcggGAACGGGAGCAGCTGCCCCGGTAGCTGGTAAGGAAGCCACTGCTGCTGTCTCGTTGCTGGAAAAGAAGCTGCCCAACGTGGTCGTATCGCCATTGACGATGAAGGAGCTGCGCCAGAAGGGTATGACCAAGTACGATGCCGAGATGATAATGGCCAATGCAGCgtatcagcagcagcaccaccaccagcatcagcaccacttccaccaccaccatcatcaccaccatcaccaccaccacaatcATGGCCAGCACGCCAGTACAGGTGCCGAGGCCACGGCCGCTGTGCAGGCCATGCAAAAGCCCGGTAGCGGTGGCACTTCTGGCACTGGCGCCGGCACAGTTGGAGGCGGGACAAGCGCTGCCGCCGGCGGAGCTGGCTCCGAGGTTAATGGTCTGCGCAAATCGATGCGCGtcaacagcaccagcagcagtatCTCCACCGCCTCCACGGACGAGGTAATCGCCACCGGTCCAATAACACCATTGCCCACTAAGGCGCCCGTGGTGCTGATGCCCCGATGCAAGCCGGCCCAGATGGCCATTGCGGCGGCAGCcatgcaacaacagcagcaacaacaactgcaacaacagcagcagcagcgggaGAAGCGCCAACTGAGACGCAGCGAGCGCCAGAAGGAGAAGCTGACGGACGGTGAGAGCAGCGACAGGGAGAAGGAGATCCCGGATCAGCAGCTGCCGGCCAAGGTGTTTATCCTGGCGAATGAGAAACCAGAAAagcaaccacaacaacaacaacaacagcagcaggagaAGCGTGTGACGCGAAACAGTGCAGGAAGATCGGGAGGCgttggaggaggaggaatGGTTGCCAGATTAGCCACTGCCCATAACAATAACATAGGAATCCATACATCTGCAGCAGCAGTAGGAGGAGCAGGAGTAGCATtagctgcaacagcaacaacaacaccaacaacagcaacagcaacaaacaacaacaacaacaactgcagcaAAGCAACAACGATTACAAATT